A window of Coregonus clupeaformis isolate EN_2021a chromosome 28, ASM2061545v1, whole genome shotgun sequence contains these coding sequences:
- the LOC121543699 gene encoding metalloproteinase inhibitor 3 isoform X2, with protein sequence MQSLCHQLLSLLFVFSSLQIHELTEACSCALSHPQDAYCNSDIVIRAKVVGKKLLKDGPFGTMRYTVKQMKMYKGFNKMQHVQHIYTDASESLCGVKFDINKYQYLITGRVFDGKVYTGLCNFNQPWERLSLAQKKGINHRYQLGCNCRIKPCHYLPCFVTSKNECLWTDMLSHFGYPGYQSRHYACIQQKEGYCSWYRGMAGRDKTTINSTDP encoded by the exons ATGCAGTCCCTCTGTCACCAACTGCTCAGCTTGCTGTTCGTTTTCAGCAGCCTTCAGATTCATGAACTCACAGAGGCTTGCTCTTGTGCTCTGTCGCACCCGCAAGATGCGTACTGCAACTCTGACATTG TGATCCGTGCCAAAGTGGTGGGCAAGAAGTTACTGAAGGATGGGCCTTTTGGAACCATGCGCTACACGGTCAAACAGATGAAG ATGTACAAAGGATTCAACAAAATGCAGCACGTTCAGCACATCTACACAGATGCCTCTGAGAGTTTGTGTGGAGTCAAGTTCGACATCAACAAGTACCAGTACCTGATCACAG gcCGTGTGTTCGACGGCAAGGTCTACACCGGGCTCTGCAATTTCAACCAGCCATGGGAGCGCCTCTCGCTGGCCCAGAAGAAGGGCATCAACCACCGCTACCAGCTGGGCTGCAACTGCAGG ATTAAGCCCTGCCACTACCTGCCCTGCTTTGTGACCTCAAAGAACGAGTGCCTGTGGACGGACATGCTGTCCCACTTCGGCTACCCCGGCTACCAGTCACGGCACTACGCCTGTATCCAGCAGAAAGAGGGCTACTGCAGCTGGTACCGGGGGATGGCCGGCCGTGACAAAACCACCATCAACTCCACCGACCCCTGA
- the LOC121543699 gene encoding metalloproteinase inhibitor 3 isoform X1 yields the protein MQSLCHQLLSLLFVFSSLQIHELTEACSCALSHPQDAYCNSDIVIRAKVVGKKLLKDGPFGTMRYTVKQMKMYKGFNKMQHVQHIYTDASESLCGVKFDINKYQYLITGRVFDGKVYTGLCNFNQPWERLSLAQKKGINHRYQLGCNCRVSGNNCAPGENMDKVDMDKEAKATQQQQSQDGGVGARKRGRGRGRGKEKGRGRQNQNTLLTAKHTILL from the exons ATGCAGTCCCTCTGTCACCAACTGCTCAGCTTGCTGTTCGTTTTCAGCAGCCTTCAGATTCATGAACTCACAGAGGCTTGCTCTTGTGCTCTGTCGCACCCGCAAGATGCGTACTGCAACTCTGACATTG TGATCCGTGCCAAAGTGGTGGGCAAGAAGTTACTGAAGGATGGGCCTTTTGGAACCATGCGCTACACGGTCAAACAGATGAAG ATGTACAAAGGATTCAACAAAATGCAGCACGTTCAGCACATCTACACAGATGCCTCTGAGAGTTTGTGTGGAGTCAAGTTCGACATCAACAAGTACCAGTACCTGATCACAG gcCGTGTGTTCGACGGCAAGGTCTACACCGGGCTCTGCAATTTCAACCAGCCATGGGAGCGCCTCTCGCTGGCCCAGAAGAAGGGCATCAACCACCGCTACCAGCTGGGCTGCAACTGCAGGGTGAGTGGCAACAACTGCGCTCCCGGGGAGAATATGGATAAAGTGGATATGGATAAGGAAGCTAAAGCAACCCAACAGCAGCAGAGCCAAGATGGAGGAGTAGGAGCCAGAAAGAGGGGCAGGGGCCGGGGCAGAGGCAAAGAGAAGGGCAGAGGCAGGCAGAACCAGAACACCCTGCTTACTGCAAAGCATACCATCCTGCTCTGA